Proteins co-encoded in one Homoserinimonas aerilata genomic window:
- a CDS encoding flagellar motor switch protein FliM has translation MTVQEHSAAGGASRAGGTVELYDFRRPTTLAREHSRVLELAFETFARQWGTQLTAKVRVLSQVTCEQVLMFSYDEYAASLPSTTAMVLLAVDDIDSKAVIQFPTSAALSWITYMLGGHGATTNTGERKFTQVEQALVRRLMDDALEDLRYSLGALLVNRVSVDGFQYNSQFAQAAATSDLMIVAGFDIRVGESTAKATVAVPAEVLLPQLGDANPTSAVTDAPRLMRSQVASAPVSVSLRLEPAMVRPSMVLNLAVGDLLPIPHPQHRPLEVAVEGQPMGRAAVGSNGSRLACVVVSTA, from the coding sequence GTGACGGTCCAGGAACATTCAGCAGCAGGCGGCGCTTCGCGTGCCGGCGGAACGGTCGAACTCTACGACTTCCGCCGCCCCACGACGCTCGCCCGTGAGCATTCGCGCGTGCTCGAGCTCGCTTTCGAGACGTTCGCCCGCCAGTGGGGTACCCAGCTGACGGCGAAGGTCCGCGTGCTGTCGCAGGTCACCTGCGAGCAGGTGCTCATGTTCAGCTACGACGAGTACGCCGCGTCTCTGCCGTCGACGACGGCGATGGTGCTGCTCGCGGTCGACGACATCGACTCGAAGGCCGTCATCCAGTTCCCCACTTCTGCGGCGCTGTCGTGGATCACGTACATGCTCGGCGGCCACGGTGCCACCACGAACACGGGCGAGCGCAAGTTCACGCAGGTCGAGCAGGCGCTCGTGCGTCGCCTCATGGATGACGCGCTGGAGGATCTGCGCTACTCGCTGGGCGCGCTCCTCGTGAACAGGGTCTCCGTCGATGGTTTCCAGTACAACTCGCAGTTCGCCCAGGCGGCGGCGACGAGCGATCTGATGATCGTGGCGGGCTTCGACATCCGTGTCGGTGAGAGCACCGCCAAGGCGACTGTCGCTGTTCCGGCTGAGGTTCTGCTGCCGCAGCTGGGCGACGCCAACCCGACGAGTGCGGTTACGGATGCGCCGCGCCTGATGCGTTCGCAGGTCGCGTCGGCGCCGGTGTCGGTGTCGTTGCGGCTCGAGCCGGCGATGGTGAGGCCCAGCATGGTGCTGAACCTGGCGGTCGGCGATCTGCTTCCCATCCCGCATCCGCAGCACAGGCCGCTCGAGGTGGCCGTGGAGGGGCAGCCTATGGGCCGCGCCGCCGTCGGCTCGAATGGTTCTCGCCTCGCCTGCGTCGTGGTCTCCACGGCCTGA
- the fliN gene encoding flagellar motor switch protein FliN encodes MTVLTSTLSSDAVAALVRQLPSASTLTPVVAKDGRAAALAATSAVSASFVGATAADVAIVLFDAQAVAAAAGEATLVSAVDVLRPALEAATGVLGSGVLGDAVEADASALFSDKATAVFELTSEGGNTAGWFAIRIRESGTVGGAARLSNDEVVGKLGRINNVEMALTVELGRTRMSVRDVLGLEPGAVIELDRSAGAPADILLNGRLIAHGEIVVVDQDYAVRITTILDVADGVA; translated from the coding sequence ATGACAGTTCTCACCAGCACCCTCAGCTCTGACGCGGTAGCCGCTCTCGTTCGGCAGCTGCCGAGCGCTTCGACCCTGACGCCTGTCGTCGCGAAGGATGGCCGCGCGGCCGCCCTCGCCGCGACATCCGCTGTCTCTGCGTCGTTCGTCGGCGCAACCGCCGCCGATGTCGCGATCGTTCTGTTCGATGCGCAGGCGGTTGCGGCTGCGGCCGGCGAGGCGACGCTGGTGTCGGCCGTCGATGTGCTTCGCCCTGCCCTTGAGGCGGCGACGGGTGTTCTGGGTTCGGGTGTTCTGGGCGACGCGGTCGAGGCGGATGCGTCCGCGCTGTTCTCCGACAAGGCCACGGCGGTGTTCGAGTTGACGTCCGAGGGGGGCAACACCGCCGGCTGGTTTGCGATCCGCATTCGCGAGTCCGGCACCGTGGGTGGTGCGGCCCGGCTGAGCAACGACGAGGTCGTCGGCAAGCTGGGCCGCATCAACAACGTCGAGATGGCGTTGACGGTCGAGTTGGGCCGCACCCGCATGTCGGTGCGCGACGTGCTGGGCCTTGAGCCTGGCGCCGTGATCGAGCTGGACCGTTCGGCCGGCGCGCCCGCCGACATCCTGCTCAACGGTCGCCTCATCGCCCACGGCGAGATCGTGGTCGTCGACCAGGACTACGCCGTGCGCATCACCACCATCCTCGATGTCGCTGACGGCGTGGCCTGA
- a CDS encoding FliO/MopB family protein, whose amino-acid sequence MEDLFVALRVAVSLAAVLALVWWLHRRLTRGVKRPSAKAVTVVTRQSLGQKASLVVVDVEGSRLVLGVTEHGVSVLQSAEMPEPVLESVPALDSEEKPSFARSLGQAQSDAGALRVVKPLFTQDGSEASRSAASGALAGSILSPQTWKQAAATLRKAL is encoded by the coding sequence GTGGAAGATCTTTTCGTCGCGCTGCGCGTGGCCGTCTCGCTGGCGGCCGTGCTGGCGCTGGTGTGGTGGTTGCACCGTCGCCTCACGCGGGGTGTGAAGCGCCCGTCGGCGAAGGCCGTGACCGTGGTCACGCGGCAGTCGCTCGGCCAGAAGGCGTCACTCGTGGTCGTTGACGTGGAGGGCAGCAGGCTTGTGCTCGGCGTGACCGAGCACGGTGTCTCCGTGCTGCAGTCCGCCGAGATGCCGGAGCCCGTGCTCGAGTCCGTGCCCGCTCTTGACTCCGAGGAGAAGCCCAGTTTCGCTCGCTCGCTCGGGCAGGCGCAGTCGGATGCTGGGGCATTGCGCGTAGTGAAGCCGCTGTTCACGCAGGACGGCAGCGAGGCGTCGCGTTCTGCCGCTTCCGGCGCTCTGGCTGGCAGCATCCTGTCGCCGCAGACCTGGAAGCAGGCTGCCGCGACTCTCCGCAAGGCCCTCTGA
- the fliP gene encoding flagellar type III secretion system pore protein FliP (The bacterial flagellar biogenesis protein FliP forms a type III secretion system (T3SS)-type pore required for flagellar assembly.), whose amino-acid sequence MNLGLQAAYAVDPPTDPTDPNAPVAPLDDIGSLSIEINGPNGTPSSSIVTLLGITLLSVAPALLLMMTSFTKIFVVLAMTRNALALPSIPPNQVLAGLALFLSLFIMAPVIGDMNTTGVEPYLEGQIDFTQALERASEPLRQFMLSLTREEDLALMTRAGGIENPADPSAVELTTLIPAFMISELRAAFIIGFVIFVPFLVIDLVVAAALMSMGMMMLPPVMISLPFKILLFVLVDGWGLIITSLVESYR is encoded by the coding sequence ATGAACCTGGGTCTGCAGGCTGCCTACGCCGTCGACCCGCCGACGGATCCGACGGACCCGAACGCCCCCGTGGCGCCACTCGACGACATCGGCAGCCTGTCGATCGAGATCAATGGACCCAACGGCACCCCGTCGTCGTCGATCGTCACCCTGCTGGGCATCACGCTGCTGTCGGTGGCGCCCGCGCTGCTGCTCATGATGACGTCGTTCACGAAGATCTTCGTTGTGCTGGCGATGACCCGCAATGCGCTCGCGCTGCCGTCGATCCCGCCGAACCAGGTGCTTGCTGGTCTCGCCCTGTTCCTGTCGTTGTTCATCATGGCGCCGGTCATCGGCGACATGAACACGACCGGGGTGGAGCCTTATCTTGAGGGGCAGATCGATTTCACGCAGGCGTTGGAGCGGGCATCCGAACCGCTGCGACAGTTCATGCTCTCGTTGACCCGTGAGGAGGATCTGGCGCTGATGACCCGCGCCGGCGGCATCGAGAACCCGGCAGATCCTTCCGCGGTCGAGCTGACCACGCTGATCCCCGCGTTCATGATCTCGGAGCTGCGTGCGGCGTTCATCATCGGCTTCGTCATCTTCGTGCCGTTCCTCGTCATCGACCTGGTCGTCGCCGCGGCGCTCATGTCGATGGGAATGATGATGCTTCCGCCCGTCATGATCTCGCTGCCGTTCAAGATCCTGCTCTTCGTGCTGGTCGACGGCTGGGGCCTCATCATCACCTCCCTCGTAGAGAGTTACCGCTGA
- a CDS encoding flagellar biosynthetic protein FliQ yields the protein MDGSAVLDIGMQGLLIAAKLSAPILVTALTVGFAISLLQSITQIQEVTLSFVPKAAAVSIALVVCGHWMISEIVSFTHRLFDMIPALLGG from the coding sequence ATGGACGGCAGTGCGGTCCTCGACATCGGGATGCAGGGGCTCCTGATTGCGGCGAAGCTGTCGGCGCCGATCCTTGTCACCGCTCTCACGGTGGGTTTTGCGATCTCTCTGCTGCAGTCGATCACGCAGATCCAGGAGGTGACGCTCTCGTTCGTGCCGAAGGCGGCCGCCGTCTCCATCGCGCTCGTCGTCTGCGGGCACTGGATGATCAGCGAGATCGTCTCCTTCACGCATCGCCTGTTCGACATGATCCCTGCGCTTCTGGGCGGGTGA
- a CDS encoding flagellar biosynthetic protein FliR, with protein sequence MGVELDLVWLEAVMLAAVRMTAFVVIAPPFSYRAFPARVKATLAIGLALAVSPQVVAQYSTLGSLSEAEFFGALVMEIVVGAVLGFLVFIVFSALQSAGSLIDMFGGFQMAQAFDPGSQVNGAQFSRLFHMTAIALMFSSGAYQLVIGGLVRSFTAMPLGGGVDLAGTAQTMIAGVTQMFLASVQIAGPLLVVLFLADAGLGLLTRVAPALNAFALGFPLKIFLTLSLAVVVFAALPGIVSSLAGEAVDTVLGVR encoded by the coding sequence ATGGGCGTCGAACTGGATCTGGTGTGGCTTGAGGCGGTGATGCTCGCCGCCGTGCGCATGACCGCGTTCGTGGTCATCGCGCCGCCGTTCTCGTACCGCGCGTTCCCCGCGCGCGTGAAGGCGACGCTCGCCATCGGGCTGGCGCTGGCCGTGTCGCCACAGGTCGTCGCCCAGTATTCGACGCTCGGTTCGCTCAGCGAGGCCGAGTTCTTCGGTGCGCTCGTCATGGAGATCGTGGTCGGTGCCGTGCTCGGCTTCCTCGTCTTCATCGTGTTCTCTGCGCTGCAGTCGGCCGGAAGCCTCATCGACATGTTCGGTGGTTTTCAGATGGCGCAGGCCTTCGACCCCGGCTCGCAGGTGAACGGTGCCCAGTTCTCGCGCCTGTTCCACATGACGGCGATCGCGCTCATGTTCAGCTCCGGCGCCTACCAGCTGGTCATCGGCGGTCTCGTCCGCAGTTTCACCGCGATGCCTCTCGGCGGTGGCGTCGATCTGGCCGGCACGGCGCAGACCATGATCGCCGGCGTCACCCAGATGTTCCTCGCCTCCGTGCAGATCGCCGGCCCGCTGCTGGTGGTGCTGTTCCTGGCGGATGCCGGGCTCGGCCTGCTCACGAGGGTCGCGCCCGCCTTGAACGCCTTCGCGCTCGGCTTCCCGCTGAAGATCTTCCTCACGCTCTCCCTGGCCGTCGTCGTCTTCGCGGCGCTGCCCGGCATCGTCAGCTCACTCGCCGGCGAGGCCGTCGATACCGTGCTGGGGGTGAGGTAG
- a CDS encoding EscU/YscU/HrcU family type III secretion system export apparatus switch protein, whose amino-acid sequence MAEEPSGERTEQATEKRMKDVREKGQLSKSQDVTAWLGVGAAAVAIPGTIAAASAAGIDQLLGVATIAAAPDPLVALELLGEGLSAIMVILGPMLVAVLVIVVIGAAAQGGIHLKKFRGKFEQFNLVAGIKRTFGMQALWQGAKALLKTAVVGLVLFLVIQGLMPVLMSAGGHSVTALIEAAGGGAAALLQFAVAAGLVLAAADVFVVMKRNRKKTRMTKKEVRDENKNTDGDPLIKSQRRSRQLAMSRNRMIAAIGDADVVLVNPTHVAVALKYEPGKSAPRVVAKGSGIIAARIREEAETKGVPMVRDIPLARALHAACELGHEIPAELYDAVARILAFVMALKKRGAASGTHTIAGTTPAFPRVSAARPLAALAESS is encoded by the coding sequence ATGGCCGAGGAGCCTTCAGGCGAACGCACAGAGCAGGCCACCGAGAAGCGCATGAAGGATGTGCGCGAGAAGGGGCAGCTCTCCAAGTCACAGGATGTGACCGCATGGCTCGGTGTGGGGGCCGCCGCCGTCGCCATCCCGGGCACCATTGCCGCGGCATCCGCAGCGGGCATCGATCAGCTTCTCGGTGTCGCCACCATCGCGGCAGCGCCCGACCCGCTGGTCGCGCTCGAACTGCTCGGCGAGGGTCTGAGCGCGATCATGGTGATCTTGGGCCCGATGCTCGTCGCCGTTCTTGTGATCGTCGTCATCGGTGCTGCCGCTCAGGGTGGCATCCATCTGAAGAAGTTCCGCGGCAAGTTCGAACAGTTCAACCTCGTTGCCGGCATCAAGCGCACCTTCGGCATGCAGGCGCTCTGGCAGGGGGCGAAGGCGCTGCTCAAGACGGCCGTTGTCGGGCTCGTGCTGTTCCTTGTCATCCAGGGCCTCATGCCTGTGCTCATGTCTGCCGGCGGCCATTCCGTCACCGCGCTGATCGAGGCGGCAGGGGGAGGGGCGGCCGCGCTGCTGCAGTTCGCCGTCGCCGCCGGCCTCGTTCTCGCCGCCGCCGACGTCTTCGTCGTCATGAAGCGCAACCGCAAGAAGACGCGCATGACCAAGAAGGAGGTGCGCGACGAGAACAAGAACACCGACGGCGACCCCCTCATCAAGTCGCAGCGCCGCTCCCGCCAGCTCGCCATGAGCCGCAACCGCATGATCGCAGCCATCGGCGATGCGGATGTCGTGCTCGTCAACCCCACACATGTCGCCGTCGCGCTCAAATATGAGCCCGGAAAGTCCGCCCCCCGCGTTGTCGCCAAAGGTTCGGGCATCATCGCCGCGCGCATCCGCGAGGAAGCCGAGACGAAGGGTGTGCCCATGGTGCGCGACATTCCGCTCGCCCGCGCGCTGCACGCCGCCTGTGAGCTCGGGCACGAAATCCCCGCAGAACTGTACGACGCCGTCGCCCGCATTCTCGCCTTCGTCATGGCCCTCAAGAAGCGTGGCGCGGCATCCGGAACCCACACCATCGCCGGCACAACGCCGGCATTCCCCCGCGTCAGCGCAGCACGGCCACTCGCCGCGCTGGCCGAGAGCTCGTGA
- a CDS encoding flagellar biosynthesis protein FlhA: MKRNLVMLAVPVGVVGIILLLVVPIPAGLLDVLIILNILFALVILLTSMFVKKPLDFSVFPSLLLVATLFRLGINVASTRLVLGNGYAGQVIEAFGHVAVGGSLIIGAVIFLILVVIQFVVVTKGAERVAEVGARFTLDAMPGKQMAIDADLNAGLITDVEARTRRASVSAEADFYGAMDGASKFVKGDAIAGIIIVIINAVGGLAIGMAMHGMEIGEALETYTILTIGDGLVTQIPALLMAVSTGMIVTRSNVEEDMGSTSSQQLTQSRQALMIAGCAAIVMALIPGMPILPFIIVGAVLIIASQRIKANDAKKAADAEAEEIAAAVVPPGDTTEDLIEQMRVHALEIQLAPDLVDLVSGASDDLLARVRALRRKIAFDLGVVVPPVRTRDSVELPAGSYVIRIAGVEAGRGVAPRGKVLALGDNLDTLPGPATIEPVFGLAGKWIPGEMRHSAEMMGATVIDRVSVLVTHLSSLVTANAARLLTREDVRVLTEGVKQVNPAAVDELVPHPLSLAEVQRVLQGLLSEQVPINDLPRIYEALSLRAKASTDPEGLIEAARQALGPAITSRHSEGTLLRVMMIDPMLEQSMLESMRPSELGTQLLLEPQALEAIIGSVKEIATVQEAAGRSAVLVCAPALRPAIRRIVAAQIGGLPVLSYQEVTAANVDIETVGVVRVTAQIPA; this comes from the coding sequence ATGAAACGCAACCTTGTGATGCTCGCCGTACCCGTGGGGGTTGTCGGCATCATCCTGCTGCTCGTCGTGCCCATTCCGGCCGGCCTGCTCGACGTGCTCATCATCCTGAACATCCTGTTCGCGCTCGTCATCCTGCTGACCAGCATGTTCGTGAAGAAGCCGCTCGACTTCTCGGTGTTCCCGTCGCTGCTGCTGGTGGCGACCCTGTTCCGCCTCGGCATCAACGTTGCTTCCACCCGCCTCGTGCTCGGCAATGGCTACGCCGGGCAGGTCATCGAGGCGTTCGGTCATGTCGCCGTCGGTGGTTCGCTCATCATCGGTGCCGTCATCTTCCTCATCCTCGTCGTCATCCAGTTCGTTGTTGTCACGAAGGGTGCCGAGCGCGTCGCCGAGGTCGGGGCCCGCTTCACGCTCGACGCCATGCCCGGCAAGCAGATGGCCATCGACGCCGACCTCAACGCCGGGCTCATCACCGATGTTGAGGCCCGCACCCGCCGCGCCTCCGTCTCCGCCGAGGCCGACTTCTACGGCGCCATGGATGGTGCATCCAAGTTCGTCAAGGGTGACGCCATCGCCGGCATCATCATCGTCATCATCAACGCCGTCGGTGGGCTCGCCATCGGTATGGCCATGCACGGCATGGAGATCGGCGAAGCCCTCGAGACGTACACGATCCTCACCATCGGCGACGGTCTGGTCACCCAGATCCCGGCACTGCTGATGGCTGTCTCCACCGGCATGATCGTCACCCGCTCCAATGTCGAAGAAGACATGGGTTCCACCTCGTCGCAGCAGCTCACCCAGTCGCGTCAGGCGCTGATGATCGCCGGATGCGCCGCAATCGTGATGGCGCTCATCCCCGGCATGCCGATCCTCCCCTTCATCATCGTCGGGGCGGTGCTCATCATCGCCTCGCAGCGCATCAAGGCGAACGACGCGAAGAAGGCCGCAGACGCGGAGGCGGAGGAGATCGCCGCAGCCGTTGTGCCACCCGGCGACACCACGGAGGACCTCATCGAGCAGATGCGGGTGCACGCCCTCGAGATCCAGCTCGCGCCCGACCTCGTCGACCTGGTCTCCGGAGCATCCGACGATCTGCTCGCCCGCGTGCGCGCCCTGCGCCGCAAGATCGCCTTCGACCTCGGCGTCGTCGTGCCGCCCGTGCGCACCCGCGACAGTGTCGAGCTGCCCGCCGGCAGCTACGTCATCCGCATCGCCGGCGTGGAGGCGGGCCGCGGTGTCGCCCCGCGCGGCAAGGTGCTCGCCCTCGGCGACAACCTCGACACGCTGCCCGGCCCCGCCACCATCGAGCCCGTGTTCGGCCTCGCCGGCAAATGGATTCCCGGCGAGATGCGCCACAGCGCCGAGATGATGGGCGCCACCGTCATCGACCGCGTCTCCGTGCTCGTCACCCACCTCTCCTCGCTCGTCACCGCCAACGCGGCCCGGCTGCTCACCCGCGAGGATGTGCGCGTGCTCACCGAGGGCGTCAAGCAGGTCAACCCGGCCGCCGTCGACGAGCTCGTGCCACACCCGCTCAGCCTCGCCGAGGTGCAGCGCGTGCTGCAGGGGCTGCTCAGCGAGCAGGTGCCCATCAACGACCTGCCGCGCATCTACGAGGCGCTGTCTCTGCGCGCCAAGGCGTCGACCGACCCGGAGGGGCTCATCGAGGCCGCCCGCCAGGCGCTCGGCCCCGCCATCACCAGCCGGCACAGCGAGGGCACTCTTCTGCGCGTCATGATGATCGACCCCATGCTCGAGCAGTCCATGCTCGAGAGCATGCGCCCCTCCGAGCTGGGCACCCAGCTGCTGCTCGAACCGCAGGCGCTGGAGGCCATCATCGGCTCCGTCAAGGAGATCGCCACCGTGCAGGAGGCCGCCGGGCGCAGCGCGGTTCTCGTCTGCGCCCCCGCCCTGCGCCCCGCCATCCGGCGCATCGTCGCCGCGCAGATCGGCGGGCTGCCCGTGCTCTCGTACCAGGAAGTGACCGCCGCGAACGTCGACATCGAGACCGTGGGGGTGGTTCGTGTCACCGCGCAGATTCCGGCTTGA
- a CDS encoding FMN-binding protein, translating into MSPRRFRLDGGSLDEVRQRAREEHGADARIVAIEQVTTGGLGGFFATRRYEATVEVPDRPGGTVREAVDAHTLDGSARVGLAALLDEADATEQTLGPGAAASASSAPASSASASGGSGPGSAASASVGSGVPLSVAPVSTASREFAAILDELQAVTEVPEPEATATGFAAAGATAYAQAGTASGFSSSRGATPMPPAAPRVPAAPPLARGVGDLVVVVGFAAEALAVARAMSFTVPADVVVAGAAVAEGLSRIDDRRGAITARARGVERERFVIVAYGLTPGDTVARQAQSLVELRADQLWLAVDAGRKADDTARWVVALSSVATPDAVAGIGREATVSPETVRELGLPVSWDYDG; encoded by the coding sequence GTGTCACCGCGCAGATTCCGGCTTGACGGCGGCAGCCTCGACGAGGTGAGGCAGCGCGCCCGCGAGGAACACGGTGCGGATGCGCGCATCGTCGCCATAGAGCAGGTCACCACGGGCGGCCTCGGCGGCTTCTTCGCCACCCGCCGCTACGAGGCCACCGTCGAGGTGCCCGACAGGCCCGGCGGCACAGTGCGCGAGGCGGTCGACGCGCACACGCTCGACGGCAGCGCGCGCGTCGGCCTGGCCGCACTTCTCGATGAGGCGGATGCCACGGAGCAGACGCTCGGGCCGGGTGCGGCTGCTTCGGCGTCTTCTGCTCCTGCATCCTCTGCTTCGGCGTCTGGTGGCTCGGGGCCCGGCTCCGCCGCATCCGCTTCCGTCGGTTCGGGCGTGCCGCTCTCCGTCGCGCCCGTGTCGACGGCGTCCCGCGAATTCGCGGCCATCCTCGACGAACTGCAGGCCGTCACCGAGGTGCCCGAGCCGGAGGCGACCGCAACAGGGTTCGCCGCCGCGGGCGCGACCGCCTACGCGCAGGCGGGCACCGCATCCGGATTCTCCTCCTCACGCGGAGCCACCCCCATGCCTCCCGCAGCACCGCGCGTGCCCGCAGCCCCGCCGCTCGCACGCGGCGTCGGCGACCTCGTCGTCGTGGTCGGCTTCGCCGCGGAGGCGCTCGCCGTCGCCCGCGCCATGTCATTCACGGTGCCCGCCGATGTCGTCGTCGCCGGGGCGGCCGTCGCCGAAGGGCTCAGCCGCATCGACGACCGGCGCGGGGCCATCACCGCCAGGGCGCGCGGCGTCGAACGCGAACGCTTCGTCATCGTCGCCTACGGCCTCACCCCCGGCGACACGGTGGCCCGGCAGGCGCAGTCGCTCGTCGAGTTGCGGGCCGACCAGTTGTGGCTCGCCGTCGACGCGGGCCGCAAGGCCGACGACACGGCCCGCTGGGTGGTCGCGCTCTCGTCCGTGGCGACACCGGATGCGGTGGCCGGCATCGGCAGAGAGGCGACCGTCAGCCCAGAAACGGTGCGCGAGCTCGGCCTGCCCGTGAGCTGGGACTACGACGGTTAG
- a CDS encoding carbon storage regulator — protein MLVLTRKPGERVLIGDDIVITILEGRGDGIRIGIDAPRGVKIQRAEIVQAVTEANVAAAQLSSDDAEAQLKAALGLALPAEAAAEASPAEASSAEPSSAEPESPAAGAGSADPA, from the coding sequence ATGCTGGTGTTGACGCGTAAACCGGGGGAGCGGGTGCTCATCGGCGACGACATCGTCATCACCATCCTCGAAGGCCGCGGCGACGGCATCCGCATCGGCATCGACGCCCCGCGTGGCGTCAAGATCCAGCGGGCCGAGATCGTGCAGGCCGTCACCGAGGCGAACGTTGCCGCCGCGCAGCTCTCCTCCGACGACGCCGAAGCCCAGCTCAAGGCCGCGCTCGGGCTGGCGCTGCCGGCCGAGGCTGCTGCTGAGGCCTCTCCGGCTGAGGCCTCTTCTGCTGAGCCTTCTTCTGCTGAGCCTGAGTCGCCTGCGGCTGGTGCGGGCTCGGCCGACCCCGCATAG
- a CDS encoding DNA/RNA non-specific endonuclease codes for MPRTMTQDDAPGYDPGFLGVDVPLPLPTVHRELRRLDYTHFTVLLDPARRLAAATAVTIDGARLRSVTRGDHWHLDERVPPSEQAGPELYAHNDLDRGHLVRRRDPCWGDAATAERANRDSFAYTNAAPQAATFNQGRQLWAGLEDHVLAYAEDHGHRVSVITGPVLDAGDPVYRGVGIPLLFFKVAAWRGPALQSAGFVLDQSPALDDIDMGAVAGAVPPLGPFRTFQVPVAQIEALAGLRLGPLTAADVLARPGIRGPQPVARSSWVPLERASDITLVPAGQR; via the coding sequence ATGCCCCGCACGATGACGCAGGACGACGCGCCCGGATACGACCCCGGCTTTCTCGGGGTCGACGTGCCGCTGCCCCTGCCGACCGTGCACCGCGAGCTGCGGCGCCTCGACTACACGCACTTCACCGTGCTGCTCGACCCCGCGCGGCGGCTCGCGGCGGCCACCGCCGTCACCATCGACGGTGCCCGGCTCAGGTCTGTCACGCGCGGCGACCACTGGCATCTCGACGAGCGCGTTCCTCCCTCCGAGCAGGCAGGGCCGGAGCTCTACGCTCACAACGATCTCGATCGTGGGCATCTCGTGCGGCGGCGCGACCCCTGCTGGGGCGATGCCGCCACCGCGGAGCGGGCCAACCGCGACAGTTTCGCGTACACGAATGCCGCACCCCAGGCGGCCACCTTCAACCAGGGCCGGCAGCTCTGGGCCGGGCTCGAAGATCATGTGCTCGCCTACGCTGAGGATCACGGGCACAGGGTGAGCGTCATCACCGGGCCCGTGCTCGACGCAGGCGACCCCGTCTACCGCGGCGTCGGCATCCCTCTGCTCTTCTTCAAGGTCGCCGCCTGGCGCGGGCCCGCCCTGCAGTCGGCCGGTTTCGTGCTTGATCAGAGTCCGGCGCTCGACGATATCGACATGGGGGCCGTGGCCGGCGCGGTGCCGCCGCTGGGGCCGTTCCGCACCTTCCAGGTGCCGGTCGCGCAGATCGAGGCACTCGCCGGCCTGCGTCTGGGCCCGCTCACCGCGGCCGATGTGCTCGCGCGGCCGGGCATCCGCGGCCCTCAGCCTGTCGCGAGGTCGAGCTGGGTGCCGCTCGAACGGGCATCCGACATCACGCTCGTGCCCGCAGGGCAGCGCTGA